A stretch of Nitrospira sp. DNA encodes these proteins:
- a CDS encoding MinD/ParA family protein: protein MDHPRALTHVITVASGKGGVGKSNVVANLAIALSKAGKRVLVLDADLGLGNMDVLLGLVPEYTLEHVLAGTHSLNDVILDGPGGIRVLPASSGVPQLTALTESQQLLLLDQLEQVSESVDVLLIDTGAGISSNVTFFASSAQDSIIVVSPEPTSLTDAYALIKVLARQYREHRFKVLVNMAKSPREAMEVFRKLDTAADRFLHVAIEYVGYIPKDDYVPFAVRQQKAFMEVYPDSPAAQAITGLARRVMQWHAPVFPKSSVQLLWQRLIHTTSAV, encoded by the coding sequence ATGGACCACCCCCGCGCACTCACCCATGTCATCACAGTGGCGAGTGGAAAGGGCGGAGTCGGAAAAAGCAACGTGGTGGCCAATCTGGCCATCGCATTGAGCAAAGCCGGCAAGCGCGTGCTGGTTTTGGATGCCGATCTGGGCCTGGGGAACATGGATGTGCTGCTCGGGTTGGTGCCTGAATATACGCTGGAACACGTGCTGGCCGGGACCCATTCGCTCAACGATGTCATTCTTGACGGGCCGGGCGGCATTCGGGTGTTGCCCGCGAGCTCGGGGGTGCCTCAGCTTACGGCGCTGACGGAATCACAGCAGCTGCTGCTGCTGGATCAGCTGGAGCAGGTCTCTGAATCCGTGGATGTGCTCCTCATCGATACCGGAGCAGGAATTTCCTCGAACGTGACCTTTTTTGCCTCCTCGGCACAAGATTCCATCATCGTCGTCTCTCCGGAGCCGACCTCGTTGACCGACGCCTATGCCTTGATCAAAGTTTTGGCCCGCCAATACAGAGAACATCGCTTTAAAGTGCTGGTGAACATGGCGAAGAGTCCGCGGGAAGCGATGGAGGTGTTCCGCAAGTTGGACACAGCCGCGGATCGATTCCTGCATGTCGCCATCGAATATGTTGGCTATATTCCGAAGGATGACTATGTGCCGTTTGCGGTCAGGCAGCAGAAGGCCTTCATGGAGGTCTATCCGGACTCGCCGGCGGCCCAGGCCATTACCGGGCTTGCACGGCGGGTTATGCAGTGGCACGCCCCTGTCTTCCCGAAAAGTTCCGTGCAGCTTCTCTGGCAACGATTGATCCACACCACTTCCGCGGTCTGA